ACCCTCTTccactccctcccccctcccaacAAGGTTTATGTGCTACATAAGGTAAAAACTATATACACAGGTAGTACAATGAAGCAAATAAGGAAACACCTAATTGCACAATGCTACATCCAATGCTTTTAGAGGCAGGTCTTTTAAGAGTGCCTAAAATTTTAGTGttattgtttgcctttttttttttgtggttgtttttgttttgctgctgttggtttgttgtttgttgtttttttgttttttgttggtttttctttttttcagtgcttgtACAGGACCTCCATCCCACGGAGATCGGCGATATGCATTTTCGTTTCCACTACAACTTTACATCTTCCTCGCTTCATCGCCCCGATGAAGGAGGACGCGCACATCCTCCGCTCTgcaacggggaggggggggggggggggggggggggagaaagaaaaagacggGAAGGGAGAAGACGATTAGAaaacgtcaaaaaaaaaaaaaaaaaaaaaaaagaaacgcgATCCGCCGCGCAGCCGGTTCAAACCGACGCCGCatccccggggcgggcgggccctgcccgggcgcggccccggcgctgcccgacCGACGCCCTCCCCAACTCAAAACCCAGGGCCGCGCTGCCGGTGCCCCCTTGCCAAGCCGGTCCTCGGCCCATTTCACCCCTCGGCGAAAGAAAATGAGGGCTGCGGGATGCCTCCTCCTCGGCCCGGGGCTCGGCCCCGCAATTCCCCCCCTCCATCGCCCGGaggctcttcccctcccccccccccccccaaacaatcGGGCGGTAGTAGGGGCATTTGCATAGCCACGCATTGCTGACGTGCTCCGCCACGGCTCACCCCAGAGGGACTAATTTGTTGCAACTTCTGCTTTACagcttaatctttttttttttttttccttcccctgcacgatcgcaaaaaatttaaaaaaattaaaaaaataaaatctcctgtTTGTAAACCCCGCTCCTTAACCTCGGCTGCGAAACCGCCGGCGCAATTTACCAAGTCCCTCCGCCCCAGCCCTcgccttaaaacaaaacaacaacaagaaggggggggggaaggagggggggagcacagcccagctcccattAACCCGCTCTCTTCCCTTTGCCAGCgcctaaaaccaaaccaaaacaaccgggagagggaagaaaagaaaaaaaaaaggaacaaaaaaaagaaaaaaaaacccacgaccTTGCCTAGCTCGGACTTCAAGCAAAATGCCCGGATTCCCCTCAGACCCAACTTCTCCACTTGTATCTCCCGGGCTGGGAGGTCGCCGCGACGTGCGACGGCAACGCTGACATGGTAGGTGAAAAAGCaccgggacacacacacacgggaaGCCCCCCCGAAATCCCTTATCATCTGACACGATCCACCAGCCGCGTTTGAAACTCCGTCCCTCCATCCGCACGGTCTTTGCGACAGGGCCCTCCCTGCCTCCGGTCCCGGTGGAGGGATGTCAGGGCCGGTCCCACCGCAGagggggctcccgccgccgccccagccccagcgacGCTGCGGAGCCAGGCTCGGCGCTTCGCCCTTGTTCTTTTTCAAACCCTGCGCGTCCCACCCCCACCCTCCACCACACACCCATCCCCGAGCGCTTGGGAAAAGCCACCCTTCCTCGGGGAAAAGACCCCGCAGACAGCCCAGAGCGGCTCtaagccccccctcccctcccccccgcctttaCAGACGAGGGATACCCACTCGGTCACCCTTTCTTTGCTTTAGTCGCATCCTAACGCCAGACCCTAAAGGGAACCTACCTAAACGGTTTACGTTTGATGTCTTCTCGGGCTTGATTTCTTGGGTGTTTGCTCCACTGAACTGGCACTGGGGGAGTCTTCTGAAACCTCTTCTTCTGTTGTGTTGGCTCTTTTATTTTGAGGAGAGGAATCTAGGaggggaaaattaaaaacaagggggaggggggaagtgatattaaaatattttcctgccagATGTTTGCTCGGcattggggggcgggggggggggaaggggtaaatggagccggggggggaataTTCCCGGATCCCCATGTCAGCCATCGGCTACGTGAAagcgggcagggggaggggacATGGGCTTCTCTCTAGGTAAGACATCCAAGTTTCCTGTTTTCGGCTAAAATCCCTGTCGCTCTTTTGCTTCGCGTGAGCACTACGAACCTCCTCCCACCTGGGCAGGAGGCCGGGTCCCCGCAGAGGGGACGGGGGcgtgggggggaagggagggggggggagataATCCGCGTCTAAGTGCTCTTCCTTGCAAATCATCTACCGGCTCCCATTTAACGcgggaccccccgccccgggactgCGAACAGCACCTGGGCTTTTTTAGGCGAAAGGAGGCGGGAGGGTGGCGTACAGCGAGCCGGTGGCCCGGCGGGGCACGGCCCACGGCAGTCAGGCCACGCGTGGCAGCGGCGAAGGGGCCGAGAGCCCCGGCGCCGAGACCGGCAGGGCTGGCGGAGAAAAGCGCTGCCGCTTTCGCAAGGGTACGTTACCATCGGTGGCAGGTCTTTTCCTCTGCCCAGTGCACTGCTCTGCAAAGTCCgtctgattttcagaaacatcAGTCTTTTGATCTACACAGTGAGTGTCCTCTGAGATTCCCTGAGAACCGACAAAAACCACGGTTTGGCAATTCCCGTTTACATCCAAGCTCTGGCGACCAGCGGACTTGCAGACAGCTTTCAGTAGCCTGGGGGGTCTGAAGTAGAAGTCGGGCGAGCTCCCCTTCTCCACGGCTTGCCACTCGTACCTGCCTTCCAGCGGCTTGTGATTCTGGAAATCGAAATTCCACTTCCTCTGGCAtgcctcctccatctcctggcgGTGCTTCTTCAAGTCCCTGTTTAACTCTTCGTGATTCACCGGCCCGAAGAGGTTCCTGCAAGCTGACGGCTTCGGGTACTCCGACTGCCTGGCTTCCATGCGCTCCAGGGTAGGGCTCCCATTAGAAATACGGACGTTTGAcatctccccccaccctcttTCTTCTGGCGGCGGTTGTTTTGCTCGCTGCTCTCCcccccagccgcctcctcctcctcttctcctccgcCTTTTATTCCTCGGCGCTCGGCGGCTTCGCTCCGCGCCTCCTCTCCCCGCTGTCCCGCTCGCCGGCCCCGCCTCGGCCCCGCTCGCCCTCGGCCCGCGGAGAAGGGGCGAAGAGGTGCCCGAGCATTAAGCGCCGGCCCGGGGATGAGCCCCGAGAGCcgcccgctgctgccgccgccgccggcggggagccGCGGGCGGGTGGAGAGGCGCGgtgcgcggcggggagcgggcagcggcgCTGCCCTCCGCGGCCCCGGCtccgcgctgccccgccgccggtgctgctggtggtggtggcggtgctgctggtggtggtggtggtgatgccCCCGCCGCTCGCACCGCCGCCGCGTAGTAAAAGCGAGACGGAAAAAAACAAGGCGAGACGAGCCCTTTTCTCGGTTGCCCAATATGGCGATTGAAGGGAGGCTGACGAAGAAGAAAATGATTGACAGGACGAGTCTATTTAAACAGCCCGGCCGCGCCATTGGTTACGGCGGCGGGCGCCGCCCCGtcggcccggccctgccccgccgccgccgccggctctaAAGGTGGCACcggccgggacgggacgggacgggacgggctgcggccccgccgagccccggcggtggaggggagaggggtgggaaggcaccgtgcttcccccctccccgccacctcccTCCGCAAAGCCTGGGCCCGGCGGGATTTGTGTGTGttgtccccggcccccctcccaaacaaacccaccccGTCCCGTTGCTCGCCCGGGAGGCCTGAGGAATGGTGGCGGCTGGTTACGTTTGTGACTCATTCCTGTGACACGAGTCTCCCACCGCTCTGATTTTTCCCGGGATAGGCTCCGGCGAcgcagcccccctcccccacaCCACCCCCGGGGTCCAGGGTTGGGGGCGAGCTCAGGGCTAGCGGGGGGGCTGTCCTCCATCGGGACATGCTGGGGAGAGCAGAACCCTGACCCCACGGCACCCCAACCCCACCGGCAGCACAGTGGGGGctcccaggggaggggagggggctggtggtgggaggGCAGGATCACCTCTTGCTGCCTTCTCAGCAGAGAAAGGACTAGGTGAAGAAatgtctcaaaaaaaacccagaaaacaaaaaaacgcCAAACCTCTGCAGGGATTTCAGATCTCTGCaagcaggggaagaaaacaaaagcggtcggttttgttctattttgtgtGCTCGGAAGATTAGATGAGCCAAGAGTCACAGCCAGGGATTGTCTAAGTGACTTCCTCGGGTAGCCACAGCAGGTACAGTGGAGATAAGAGCAGCACAGTGTCCTGCCCTCCTTGTCTCCAGCCCCTTTCACAGCCATCTTCCCTCGCTAGGCAGGGCAGCCCCCTCGATGTGTTGCAGGACCCTGCGGGTGCTCTCAGGTGCTGAAGGTTTTGAGTTTTCCAGGGGCCCAGATCCAGGGTCTGGATCTTTGGAGGGCTGGAGGCTCTTCACACCAATCCATCTGGCCAGGTCTCCTCTGCAAGCAGAGCAACCCTCTCCAAATTTTGCttcggggaggggggtgggaaggcaCACCAGTGTCAGGCTATCTCAACAAGACAGAGGTCAACACAACTAGGTTTAACTGGCTGAGAGAAGAGTCAACTGACTTGGCCTTGAAGACATTGAGCTTTCACCCTGTGCTGGACCTGTACACACACTCTCTCACTCTGGTTCAAGGTCTACAGTTTTGATGGGTCACCAAAACCCTCGCTGCAGTTGCTCTTGTGAACTGGTATGCAAAACTGCATACACCACAGAGGGTAAAAAACCATTACACAGTGCTCAAGCCCAGGCCACAGCAATCTGCTTGCCTTCATCACCCCCGAGGTAGCAGCCCCTGGCCTCTGCTCACACCACTTGCCCAAGTAATCACAGTATTGCCAGACCCAAGTTCAAAAAAACAACGtgcacaggcaaaaaaaaaaaaatacaaatgagatTGGTTTAAAAACCACGAggttgaaataaaatattagccatgttattttatttgtttgccgGGGGTTTTTGCACTCAGAAGTTGTTTTCCAACTCCTCTCAGCAACCGCAAGCTCTAGCAATTCACTTACAGAAAATCAAAGCTGACATTCTCATGTCTGCAGGAGCTGAGACATATTTTTGAAGTTGCAAGTCCATGATAAAACTGCATCAGCTGGCAAAGCAGGGCCTATTCATCCGCTTTATTTGCAGGATTTCATCTTCGTTTCTCAAGGCTTTCCTGTCTTTGACTTCCATAGCCACCAGCAAGGAAGTACCATTTCAAATTTCTCTTCACTTTCTCTGTCAGGTGTGGGAGACTTGGCTTGTTTTGTTCCTCTACACAAGAGACTCATTGTAGGCTAAGAAAGTGATCTGCAAAACACGACCGGGGGCTCCCTGAAGATGCCCAGGGCTCACCCTGCTAATGGGGGCCTGCCTGCTTGGTAACCTGCTGAATGTCCCACCGATGGCTCCTTAGATGAGGAGTTCCCAATCTCTGCTCCCTGGGAGTCACTGCTTGTCTCTTGGGTCCACCAAAGAAAGGCAAACCCCTTGTCAGGAGGATTACAACATTGTACCAGAGCGGAAACACatactgggggggtgggggggtggaaatggggtCTGAATATTGGAAAAGGCTGTGTGCCCCACAGGTAAACAACCAGGAACAGGAGTGCAGTGGGAAAGAGCACTGATTTATCTGCAGCCTTCGGAAAAGAAGAGCCGAGTTACTGCAGGACAAGAACcttctcttttttattgttgtttttcttctgtttataccTCCCCTGGCACAAGGGCCTGGGACTAACGAAGCGTCCGCATCCCTGGAGCATCCGCATCCCCGGAGCATCCGCGGCCGCGGGGACCCAGCGCGACCCTTTCggcttctcccccccacccccccaccgcccTGCGGTGCGGTCTGGGCAATCCACCTTAAATCGCTGCggctgcaaaggagaaaaaggctgTGTCTGCAGCGACCTTGCCATGATCTAAAGTGTTTTGTTTACAGTCAGGCACCCCCGATGGCCGCAGCAAATCGTGAGAGAGGCAGGCGCCCGCCCGTAGTAGCAGCGaagcgtgaaaaaaaaaaaaaaattaacaaaaaaaaaataaataaataatactagAGAGCTCCGGAGTAAGGATCTGGAAAGATGAGAGCGCCATCGTCTTGCAAAAGAAGGgcacagcagcggggctggggaggcggAGGGTTTGCGCGGCCGCGCagcggggtcgggggggaggggggggggggcggggatgaggaggggggCGAGCTCTGAGAGACACCCCAAAGCTCTGGCCTGCTACTAGCCGGTTTTTCGTGGCGGCTCTCGCCGTTTAGGCTGAAGATGCTGCAGCCGGTCAAAGATCGGAAGAGAGCAttagggaaagaaaggaaaacaaacgaCAAGAAGAAAAACCACCCCAACCCCAACCAAAACTTGGAGGAGTGAaccgggaaggagggaggagtgTTTACAGGGAGGTCTGTGCGAGGAATGTCCTGGCTCCTCTAACAGCCTCTGAATACCCTGTCCCCTCTCTTCCCCGTACCCTGCTCCTCTCTCTTGTTTGGGCTTTTCCACTGGCAGAGCTGCtcgctgtttttctttcctccagaacCACTTAGGTAAGCTTCCCGTCCTCATTTTAGccaccctccttccccagcacttTATAAGGTTGTCAAGTGAACCGGCAAAGCACATCTGAACCATACATGTAAAGCAGctgggttgtttgggattttCAATATTGCCTTGCAAATAGCAGGGAAATTGGGAATAATACCTGAGCTGCTCCGCAGAATGCGTCTTCCAGAGTTGAGGATGAAGGAGGCAGGGGCACGCCATGACCCATTTGAAAGCTGGAGGCTTGAGGGAGTTTGCTTCTTGCCCATCTCAGCTGTTACTGAGCTGATGCTGCTTCCCCGCACCTCCAGTTTTTCAGGTGAAACACTAAgttgtccagttctggggtccccagttcaagaaggacagggaactgctggagagggtacagcaaagggctaccaggatgattaggggactggaacatctctcttatgaagaaaggctgagggatttgggtctcttcagtctggaaaaaagatggctgaggggggaccttatcaatgtttataaatacttaaagggtgggtgtcaggaggatggggccaggctcttttcagtggtgcccggtgacaggacaagaggtaatgggcacaaacttgagcataggaagttccatccaaacatgaggaggaacttctttactctgagggtggcagagcactggaacaggctgcccagagaggtggtggagtctccgtctctggagacattcaaaacccgtctggacgcgttcctgtgcaacctgtgagcctgctttggcagcagggttggactaggtgatctccaaaggtcccttccaaccccttaccattcagtgattctgtgaagttCCTCGAGAGATGTGGGGTGAGACTACCATGACATCCAAGGGGGAGGCCCCAAGGATTCACTTGAGTGCACTGGGGATGTTTGTAACATGCTTAAAAGGAGCCCTTCCCTCTGGGGCAGGATTAGGGCCCAGGGATGTTCATCAGCAGAGGCCGTCAAGGAGGAAAGAGCCATTTTAGTTTACGAATATTACGATATTACCCAGCAGTAGCCAGGGGGGGTGGTAAGAGATGCAGACAgggtgtccccgcgtccccgcaTCCCTCAGGTCAGGGTGCATCATCTCAGcaggcagcatccctgccagggagcggctccccctgcccgccctgccggCGACCCccttgctgcaggcaggagggcacaGGGTGGGCAGGAGGCAGGTGTGCTGCCCACGCCGCCCCGAGAGGGTACGGCCAAGCGGAGTTTAAGACCTTTTGCTCATTTGATGTAAACTCTAGAGGGAGCCTAAGGACAGAGATCAGGCCAGCGCCTCCCTCCCGACGgcatccccccagccccggtctgccttcccccggcccccccgccacAAGCAGGGTCCCGGCTCTCATCCCTGCCGCCCCGCACTTTTTGGGGCtctgctttctgtttcctttgctgcaggaggagagcagtTGTGCCCAGGGATGTGGGCCCCGTCACACACCTGCAGAAGCCTTGGCTGGGGTCGGGATGTGAGGACAGGTTCAGGGGATTCTGAGCCCTTGAGAGGGTGCCGGCTGGGGGTACACCTTAGGGGGGTCCTTAATGGGATTTGTTTTAAAGAGTGGGTAATCTTGTCAGAACTGCCTTCTCGGCACTAGTGCAAGGGGTTGGACCATCTCATCGTGCCGTAGGGCAAGTTACACAGATAGTTATGTCTGCAGAAGATGCAGGTTAAATTATTAGCACTCAAAGTTACTCATTCTTCTCTCTGGCTGGAGCTCTCTGCATGTCACCTCTCTTCCCTTGACTTGCTAAAGGAGCAGTTCTTCTAAACAACCCTGATTTTATCTCAGGGAAGAATCTCCTAGTATAGCtcagaccacttttttttttctttttgccttttttttttttttttcctttttgcctgaaGTGCAAAATGAGGGAGAGCTTAAACTGCTCTTGAAGCAGGTGAGGCTGGGAGTGTCCTACAGCCAGCAAGGATTCAGCCTTCTGGGTACTCAACTCTTCAATTTTCACACCGGGAACAAGGAAGAAGATGTTCATATGCGGTCTCAAAAAATCAACACGCACACACTTCTGTTGAGCTATCCCAGCAAACAACACGATTGTGGAGATGGGGCTTAAATCAGTAAAGGATCACTTGCTGTGAACTGGCCTAATttccccaaacaaaacacaccgTAGAAAAAAAAGCGTTTTCAAACAAGTATAACTCCATCTGTGTAAGACATCCCATTTAATACACCACATATCCCTTGCCCCTCTGCTCCCTTTACCCTTTCCCTTtcgtttcttccctttcttttcccccagtcACAAtgcaaaacacataaaatattctCAGCTACAAATAAATTGGACAAAGCCCCCTATTTCACTGTGTGGTTGGCCTTTATGATAAAAGGAAAGGCCCTTGCCTCGGTGGCAGCTGTATCTCAGGCTGAAGACCAGCCCCGCTCAGGTGAAAGGCTTCAGGGACCCCTGTGCCGTCCCCATAAAGCCTCCAACAACACTtgaccccctccccagggcacggCGAGGATTAACTGCTTCGCGTTTGTAAGGCCCGCTGAGTACAGAAAGTGCGACGCGAGCGCtaagtagtaataataatgatgaaCTATTATTGTTACTATGAGATTAAACAGTTTTCCAGCCACTTGCTCAGCGATCTACGCCTTTAA
Above is a window of Larus michahellis chromosome 1, bLarMic1.1, whole genome shotgun sequence DNA encoding:
- the CDKN1B gene encoding cyclin-dependent kinase inhibitor 1B is translated as MSNVRISNGSPTLERMEARQSEYPKPSACRNLFGPVNHEELNRDLKKHRQEMEEACQRKWNFDFQNHKPLEGRYEWQAVEKGSSPDFYFRPPRLLKAVCKSAGRQSLDVNGNCQTVVFVGSQGISEDTHCVDQKTDVSENQTDFAEQCTGQRKRPATDDSSPQNKRANTTEEEVSEDSPSASSVEQTPKKSSPRRHQT